From Sebastes fasciatus isolate fSebFas1 unplaced genomic scaffold, fSebFas1.pri Scaffold_123, whole genome shotgun sequence, one genomic window encodes:
- the xrcc2 gene encoding DNA repair protein XRCC2, with protein MTESGAQLFARLEARRCLKDIEPRLFPEDGGPDHGEVVELYGPEGTGRTELLYHLLCRCVLPVATGGLEVDVVFVDTDYSLDMLRLVSILDSRLNAARPTSSPSAGSDEAALRSCLSRLLVVHCSSSSQLLLTLHFLETSLLSRPGLALLLIDSISAFYWLDRCEGGASVAKQEEKLGKCVELLGRLLRDYRITVFATCHAIRRSYSGPSSFSSSDHDRPYLCRPWQRLVTHRLLSSRQEAANNMAATAGGSKEQRRRQVFTVHCTSSSSSSSSSSSSSSRTKAYRISSFYVTDGGVEFI; from the exons ATGACTGAGAGTGGAGCTCAG ctGTTTGCTCGTCTGGAGGCTCGTCGCTGTCTGAAGGACATCGAACCGCGACTGTTTCCTGAAGACGGAGGACCCGACCATG gtGAGGTGGTGGAGCTGTACGGACCGGAGGGGACAG gtagGACGGAGCTGCTCTACCACCTGCTGTGTCGCTGTGTGTTGCCGGTGGCGACCGGCGGTCTGGAGGTGGACGTTGTGTTCGTGGACACCGACTACAGTTTGGACATGTTACGACTCGTCAGCATCCTGGACAGCAGACTGAACGCag cTCGTCCTACCAGCTCGCCGTCGGCCGGTTCAGATGAGGCGGCGTTGCGTTCGTGTCTGTCTCGCCTCCTGGTCGTCCACTGCTCCTCGTCCTCCCagctcctcctcaccctccacTTCCTGGAGACGTCCTTGTTGTCTCGGCCCGGCCTGGCGCTCCTCCTCATCGACAGCATCTCCGCTTTCTATTGGCTGGACCGCTGCGAGGGCGGAGCCAGCGTCGCCAAGCAGGAAGAGAAGCTCGGCAAGTGTGTGGAGCTGCTGGGTCGACTGCTCAG GGATTACAGAATCACTGTCTTCGCCACCTGCCACGCCATCCGGAGGAGCTACAGCGgaccctcctccttctcctcctccgacCACGACCGGCCGTACCTCTGTCGCCCCTGGCAACGGCTGGTGACCCACCGGCTGCTGTCCTCCAGGCAGGAGGCTGCAAACAACATGGCTGCAACAGCAGGAGGCAGcaaggagcagaggagacgGCAGGTCTTCACCGTCcactgcacctcctcctcctcctcctcctcctcctcctcctcctcctcctccaggacgAAGGCTTACAGGATCAGCTCCTTCTACGTGACAGACGGAGGAGTGGAGTTCATCTGA